In Candidatus Roseilinea sp., one DNA window encodes the following:
- a CDS encoding DNA-binding response regulator — MTSRRILIVEDEVSISSALQTLLEHSGYETIAAYSGAEAVERLNAAQPDLVLLDIMLPGMDGFGVCHHIRRQDRYVPIIMLTARDQLSDKLVGMELGADLYLTKPFEPTELIAHIRALFRLVDSQNRANDGRFASRPLTHGPIQMWDAEHRVEVNSKPVELAPKEYELLKLFLQQPGQVFGRETLLRLVWGYDTGTDSRTVDTHVQRLRLKIEPDPSNPQFLITIRGFGYRLTQPKDRQP, encoded by the coding sequence CTGCTCGAGCATAGCGGATACGAAACCATCGCCGCATATTCGGGCGCGGAAGCCGTCGAGAGGCTGAACGCAGCACAGCCCGATCTGGTGCTGCTCGACATCATGTTGCCGGGCATGGACGGCTTTGGCGTGTGCCATCACATCCGGCGTCAGGATCGCTATGTGCCTATCATCATGCTGACTGCGCGCGATCAGTTATCCGACAAGCTGGTCGGCATGGAACTGGGCGCGGATTTGTATTTGACCAAACCGTTCGAGCCGACTGAGTTGATCGCTCATATCCGCGCGCTGTTTCGACTGGTGGACAGTCAGAACCGGGCCAACGACGGCCGGTTTGCATCGCGGCCTCTGACTCACGGTCCGATACAGATGTGGGACGCCGAGCATCGCGTCGAAGTCAACAGCAAACCCGTGGAGCTTGCGCCAAAAGAATACGAGTTGTTGAAACTGTTTCTGCAACAACCGGGCCAAGTATTCGGGCGGGAGACGCTGCTGCGGCTGGTGTGGGGCTATGATACCGGAACAGATTCACGGACTGTGGACACGCATGTTCAAAGGTTGCGTCTCAAGATCGAACCTGATCCGTCGAATCCACAGTTCCTGATCACGATTCGCGGTTTTGGATATCGCCTGACGCAACCCAAAGATAGGCAGCCTTGA
- a CDS encoding hypothetical protein (possible pseudo, frameshifted), whose product MDNTSGTRYADVASWELSDSLWARIEPLLPQPKSRYRGRGRQRKHIGGRPAADRRKTMTGILYALRTGIPWNAMPKEYGSGKTVHRYFQRWVQAGVFKRMWQAGLAEYDEVKGIAWKWQAGDGAMTKAPLGGEKTGKNPTDRAKRGVKRSLLVDEQGVPLSIVVSGANTPDSALLESTLDAMPVERPDPQTVPQNLCLDKAYSGEPCRQVAQAHGYEIHVPDKENAQKNAGASRADASRAAGWSK is encoded by the coding sequence ATGGATAATACCAGTGGGACGCGATACGCCGACGTTGCAAGTTGGGAGCTGTCTGATAGTCTGTGGGCGCGCATTGAACCGTTGTTGCCCCAACCGAAGTCGCGCTATCGCGGACGCGGACGGCAGCGCAAACACATCGGTGGGCGGCCGGCAGCAGACCGGCGCAAGACCATGACCGGCATCTTGTACGCGCTGCGAACCGGCATTCCGTGGAACGCCATGCCGAAAGAGTATGGATCGGGAAAGACAGTCCATCGCTACTTTCAGCGCTGGGTGCAGGCGGGCGTCTTCAAGCGCATGTGGCAGGCGGGTTTGGCGGAGTATGACGAGGTCAAAGGGATCGCCTGGAAGTGGCAAGCGGGCGACGGGGCGATGACCAAGGCCCCGCTGGGGGGCGAAAAGACAGGCAAAAACCCTACGGATCGCGCCAAAAGGGGCGTCAAGCGCAGTCTGTTGGTGGATGAGCAGGGTGTGCCGTTGTCGATCGTGGTCAGCGGGGCGAACACGCCGGATAGCGCGTTGCTGGAGTCCACGCTGGATGCCATGCCGGTGGAGCGACCTGACCCGCAAACCGTCCCGCAGAATCTGTGTCTGGACAAAGCTTACAGCGGCGAACCCTGCCGTCAGGTGGCGCAGGCACATGGCTACGAAATCCATGTGCCGGACAAGGAGAACGCCCAAAAAAACGCCGGCGCAAGCCGGGCCGACGCAAGTCGCGCCGCTGGGTGGTCGAAGTGA
- the yuxG gene encoding putative oxidoreductase YuxG, with product MPKNLWNDHDAAGLSPLDLLAYRSRLLAADRSVVNIFGGNTSVKSVERDHLGREVNVLWVKGSGADMATCTGKDFAGLKLDEVLPLMEREAMSDEEMVAYLTRCQFEPNRPRQSIETLLHAFTPHPHVDHTHPDAIIALACAERGEAAAREVFGDTMVWVPYIRPGFALSKQISRLLREHSEATCVIMGKHGLITWGNDAKSSYHSAIAHIQRAEDALREAEKRVFGLSKVNEALEKLTLSISKHRRETIVAAVMPTLRGAVTAHRKAIVAFDDSEDVLRFLTRHDAKELSQVGAACPDHLVHTKRVPLFVEWDGQDVEQLKTALRDGVTQYAVRYTEYFNRLNQDPNVKMADPAPRVILVPGLGMFNTGRDAAQADVSRQLYHRAIAVMELCTRVDRFTSLDEKETFDIEYWPLELYKLTLRPPDRELAGRVAFITGAASGIGRATAKRLAQEGAHVVIADINLAGAQEVANDIVKAHGLKRAIAVSCNVTSESEVAAAFATACREYGGVDIVVNNAGIATSAPIEETTLADWNRNMDILATGYFLVAREAFRVMKQQGRGGSIIFICSKNSVFAGKNAAAYSAAKAAELHLARCLAEEGGASGIRVNSVLPDAVLQGSGIWSSRWREERAKNYGIKPEELEAYYAARTTLKVNVFPEDIAEAVLFFASDRSLKTTGAMLTVDGGVAAAYGR from the coding sequence ATGCCCAAGAACCTGTGGAACGACCATGACGCAGCAGGGTTAAGCCCGCTCGACCTGCTGGCCTATCGCTCGCGGTTGCTGGCCGCCGACCGCAGCGTGGTCAACATCTTCGGCGGCAACACCTCGGTCAAGTCTGTCGAGCGCGATCACTTGGGGCGCGAAGTCAATGTGCTTTGGGTGAAGGGGAGCGGCGCCGACATGGCCACCTGCACGGGCAAGGACTTCGCCGGCCTCAAGCTAGACGAAGTGCTGCCCCTGATGGAGCGCGAAGCGATGAGCGACGAAGAGATGGTCGCCTATCTCACACGCTGCCAATTCGAGCCGAACCGCCCGCGCCAGTCTATCGAGACGCTGCTCCATGCCTTCACACCGCACCCTCACGTGGATCACACCCACCCCGACGCGATTATCGCCTTGGCCTGCGCGGAGCGCGGCGAAGCTGCGGCGCGTGAGGTCTTCGGCGACACGATGGTGTGGGTGCCTTACATCCGACCTGGTTTTGCCCTGAGCAAGCAAATCAGCCGGCTGCTGCGCGAGCATTCCGAGGCCACCTGCGTCATCATGGGCAAGCACGGCCTGATCACCTGGGGCAACGACGCCAAGAGCAGCTACCATAGCGCCATCGCGCACATCCAGCGCGCCGAGGACGCCCTGCGCGAAGCCGAGAAGCGCGTCTTCGGCTTATCGAAGGTGAACGAGGCGCTGGAGAAGCTCACCTTGAGCATCAGCAAGCACAGGCGCGAGACGATCGTCGCCGCCGTAATGCCGACGCTGCGCGGCGCGGTGACGGCACATCGCAAAGCCATCGTCGCCTTCGACGACAGCGAGGACGTGCTGCGCTTCCTCACTCGGCATGATGCGAAAGAACTTTCGCAAGTCGGCGCAGCGTGTCCCGATCACCTGGTACACACTAAGCGTGTGCCGCTGTTCGTCGAATGGGATGGCCAAGACGTCGAGCAGCTTAAAACTGCGCTGAGAGACGGCGTTACGCAATACGCCGTGCGCTACACGGAATACTTCAATCGCCTCAACCAAGATCCGAACGTGAAGATGGCCGACCCTGCGCCGCGCGTGATCCTGGTGCCCGGCTTGGGCATGTTCAACACCGGCCGCGATGCTGCGCAGGCCGACGTCTCGCGCCAGCTTTACCATCGCGCCATCGCCGTCATGGAGTTGTGCACGCGCGTGGATCGCTTCACCTCGCTCGACGAGAAGGAAACGTTCGACATCGAGTATTGGCCACTGGAGCTGTATAAGCTCACGCTGCGCCCGCCGGATCGCGAACTGGCCGGCCGCGTCGCGTTCATCACCGGCGCGGCCAGCGGCATCGGTCGCGCCACGGCCAAGCGGCTGGCGCAGGAAGGCGCGCACGTCGTGATCGCCGACATCAATTTGGCCGGCGCGCAGGAAGTCGCGAACGACATCGTCAAGGCGCATGGCCTGAAGCGCGCCATCGCCGTCTCGTGCAACGTTACCAGTGAGTCGGAAGTGGCTGCCGCCTTCGCAACTGCCTGTCGCGAATATGGCGGCGTGGACATCGTCGTGAACAACGCCGGCATCGCTACCAGCGCGCCGATCGAAGAGACCACGTTGGCCGACTGGAACCGCAACATGGACATCCTCGCCACGGGCTACTTCCTCGTGGCGCGCGAAGCCTTCCGGGTGATGAAGCAGCAGGGTCGAGGCGGCTCGATCATCTTCATCTGTAGCAAGAACAGCGTGTTCGCTGGCAAGAACGCTGCCGCCTACAGCGCCGCCAAAGCCGCCGAGTTGCACCTGGCGCGCTGCTTGGCCGAGGAAGGCGGCGCCAGCGGCATCCGCGTGAACAGCGTGCTGCCCGACGCCGTGTTGCAGGGCAGTGGCATCTGGAGCAGCCGGTGGCGCGAGGAGCGCGCCAAGAACTACGGCATCAAGCCCGAAGAGCTGGAGGCCTACTACGCCGCGCGCACCACGCTGAAGGTCAACGTCTTCCCGGAAGACATCGCCGAAGCCGTGTTGTTCTTCGCTTCCGACCGCTCGCTCAAGACCACCGGCGCCATGCTGACCGTGGACGGTGGCGTGGCAGCGGCGTATGGGAGGTAA
- the aroE gene encoding shikimate dehydrogenase (NADP(+)) translates to MADTNYRHEIVGVFGDPVDENPTILMFEAAFKAKGLRWRYQNFHVRAEDLGAAMAGMRAMRFRGINLTLPHKIEGLRYLDRITPEAVLIGAVNTVVRDVDALIGTNTDGKGFLMALKLNANLDPAGKHVVVLGAGGAARAIAVELALAGARRIIIVNRTVQRGEALAQLINDKTSARAEFVGWLGDYTLPEDTDIVVNATNIGLFPHMDDKPGVNMDSIKPRMLVCDIVPNPPRTRFLIEATAKGAKTLDGLGMLVYQGAIAFTIWTGQDAPVDVMRQALAEVFA, encoded by the coding sequence ATGGCTGACACAAACTATCGCCACGAAATCGTCGGCGTGTTCGGCGATCCGGTGGACGAGAACCCGACCATTCTGATGTTCGAGGCCGCCTTCAAGGCCAAAGGGCTGCGCTGGCGCTACCAGAATTTCCATGTGCGCGCGGAAGACCTGGGGGCAGCGATGGCCGGCATGCGCGCGATGCGCTTTCGCGGCATCAACCTGACCCTCCCACACAAGATCGAGGGGCTGCGCTACCTCGACCGGATTACGCCGGAGGCTGTGCTCATCGGCGCGGTGAACACCGTCGTGCGCGACGTCGATGCGCTGATCGGCACCAACACCGATGGCAAGGGCTTCCTCATGGCGCTCAAGCTCAATGCCAACCTCGACCCCGCCGGCAAGCACGTGGTGGTGCTAGGCGCGGGCGGCGCGGCGCGCGCCATCGCGGTGGAGCTGGCGCTGGCCGGCGCGCGCCGCATCATCATCGTCAATCGCACTGTGCAGCGCGGCGAAGCGCTCGCACAACTCATCAATGACAAGACGTCCGCACGGGCCGAGTTCGTAGGATGGTTGGGTGATTACACGCTGCCGGAAGACACCGACATCGTCGTCAACGCCACCAACATCGGCTTGTTTCCGCACATGGATGACAAGCCCGGCGTGAACATGGACTCGATTAAGCCCCGCATGCTGGTGTGCGACATCGTGCCCAATCCGCCTCGCACGCGCTTCTTGATCGAGGCCACGGCCAAAGGTGCGAAGACGCTCGATGGGCTGGGCATGCTGGTGTATCAAGGCGCGATCGCGTTCACCATTTGGACCGGCCAGGATGCGCCGGTGGACGTGATGCGCCAAGCGCTGGCCGAAGTCTTCGCGTGA
- a CDS encoding oxidoreductase, with translation MDTLRAVLVGCGKMSRGWLRTITTIEGLAVAGLVDVVEDAARARKDEFGLVHAHTGDDLEAMLAHVEPDIVFDVTVPEAHAQTTLTALRHGCHVLGEKPMATSMDDARRMVEAAQRAGKLYAVMQNRRYTTPIRRVREFLRSGAIGPLTTVNCDFYIGAHFGGFRDHMPHVLLLDMAIHTFDQARFLTGLDAVRVAFCKEWNPRGSWYDRDASAIAVFEMGDGVVFTYRGSWCAEGINTSWESNWHFVGANGSATWDGSNGFRAQTPEERSGLIYKQRDLALPEPDTTGLSEGHASVIRQFVHCVREGGVPETICTDNIKSLAMVFGAIEAAERGQPVTMRI, from the coding sequence ATGGACACACTCCGTGCAGTCCTCGTCGGCTGCGGCAAGATGAGCCGGGGGTGGCTGAGGACCATTACCACGATCGAAGGGCTGGCCGTTGCCGGCCTGGTGGATGTCGTCGAAGATGCCGCGCGGGCGCGCAAGGATGAATTCGGGCTGGTGCATGCACACACCGGCGACGACTTAGAAGCGATGCTCGCTCACGTCGAACCGGACATCGTGTTCGACGTGACCGTGCCGGAGGCGCATGCCCAGACAACGTTGACCGCGCTGCGACACGGTTGTCACGTGTTGGGTGAAAAGCCCATGGCAACCTCGATGGACGATGCGCGGCGGATGGTCGAAGCCGCACAGCGCGCCGGCAAGCTCTACGCCGTCATGCAGAACCGGCGCTACACCACGCCCATTCGCCGCGTGCGCGAGTTCCTGCGCAGCGGCGCGATCGGACCGCTCACCACGGTGAACTGCGACTTCTACATCGGCGCACACTTTGGCGGCTTTCGCGATCACATGCCCCATGTCCTTCTGTTGGACATGGCCATCCACACCTTCGATCAGGCGCGCTTCCTAACCGGCTTGGATGCGGTGCGCGTCGCTTTCTGCAAAGAGTGGAACCCGCGCGGTTCGTGGTACGACCGCGACGCCTCTGCAATTGCAGTGTTTGAAATGGGCGACGGTGTGGTCTTCACCTATCGCGGCAGTTGGTGCGCCGAAGGGATAAACACGAGCTGGGAGAGCAACTGGCACTTCGTCGGCGCGAACGGCAGCGCGACGTGGGATGGCAGCAACGGTTTCCGCGCTCAGACGCCGGAGGAGCGCAGCGGCCTGATCTATAAACAGCGCGATCTGGCACTGCCCGAACCGGACACCACCGGTTTGAGCGAGGGGCACGCCAGCGTGATCCGGCAGTTCGTGCATTGCGTGCGCGAAGGCGGCGTGCCCGAAACGATCTGCACCGACAACATCAAGAGCCTGGCGATGGTGTTCGGGGCGATCGAAGCCGCTGAGCGTGGACAACCGGTGACCATGCGGATTTAA
- a CDS encoding oxidoreductase, protein MIATQPFGRTGHQSTRTIFGAAALSNVSQREADQTMALLMRYGVNHIDTAASYGNSELRLGPWMRRYRDHFFLATKTGERTYAKARDEIRRSLERLQVDHVDLIQLHNLATPEEWEIALGPGGALEAAIEAQQQGLVRFIGVTGHGVGIAAMHLRSLEQFDFDSVLLPYSYILMQNPQYARDFETLMQICQARGVAVQTIKSITQRPWGEDARTAATWYRPLTDPAEIERAVRWVLGRPGIFLNTVGDIHLLPMVLDAASQAGERPRPAADEMAAQVARMGMAPLFT, encoded by the coding sequence ATGATCGCAACACAGCCTTTCGGCCGGACAGGACATCAGAGCACGCGCACTATCTTTGGCGCAGCCGCGCTGAGCAACGTCTCGCAGCGCGAGGCCGACCAAACGATGGCGCTCCTCATGCGTTACGGCGTCAACCATATTGACACCGCAGCGAGCTACGGCAATTCGGAACTGCGCCTCGGGCCATGGATGAGGCGCTACCGGGATCACTTCTTCCTGGCGACCAAAACCGGCGAACGCACCTACGCCAAGGCGCGCGATGAAATTCGCCGCTCGTTAGAACGGCTACAAGTGGATCACGTAGACCTGATCCAGCTTCACAATCTGGCTACGCCGGAAGAATGGGAGATCGCCCTGGGACCAGGCGGTGCCCTCGAAGCGGCCATCGAAGCACAGCAGCAAGGGCTGGTGCGCTTCATCGGCGTCACCGGACACGGCGTGGGCATCGCTGCGATGCACCTGCGCAGCCTGGAGCAATTCGACTTCGACTCGGTGCTGTTGCCATACAGCTACATCTTGATGCAAAATCCGCAATATGCACGGGACTTCGAAACATTGATGCAAATCTGTCAAGCACGAGGCGTCGCCGTGCAGACGATTAAGTCCATCACACAACGGCCGTGGGGCGAAGATGCGCGCACTGCCGCCACGTGGTACCGGCCGCTGACCGATCCAGCGGAGATCGAGCGCGCGGTCCGCTGGGTGCTAGGGCGCCCAGGCATCTTTCTGAACACGGTCGGGGATATCCATCTCTTGCCGATGGTGCTGGACGCGGCTAGCCAGGCCGGCGAGCGCCCACGGCCGGCCGCAGACGAAATGGCGGCTCAGGTCGCACGCATGGGAATGGCGCCGTTGTTCACGTGA
- a CDS encoding dihydroxyacetone kinase subunit L has product MTPIDGPKVTAALITVANVIETNKDYLCALDSDVGDGDHGVSMTIGMRTARKALQALQNPTPETAFRTVAEAFADEVGAASGALYEGAFEAAARAAAGKATLDTSADWATIYEAMAREMQNVGKAELGDKTLLDAWLPAANALREAAEAGASLSEGLSRATAAALAGVESTKHLIPKRGRASRLGERARGYQDAGATSAWLIIKTIEESLNS; this is encoded by the coding sequence ATGACACCTATTGATGGACCGAAAGTGACCGCCGCGTTGATCACCGTGGCGAATGTGATCGAAACGAACAAGGACTACCTGTGCGCGCTGGATAGTGACGTCGGCGATGGTGACCATGGCGTAAGCATGACCATCGGTATGCGCACTGCCCGCAAAGCCCTACAGGCGCTGCAGAATCCCACTCCGGAAACCGCCTTTCGCACGGTCGCCGAAGCGTTTGCCGATGAAGTGGGCGCAGCCTCCGGTGCGCTCTACGAAGGCGCGTTTGAAGCAGCCGCGCGCGCGGCCGCCGGCAAAGCCACCCTCGACACTTCTGCCGACTGGGCGACGATCTACGAAGCCATGGCGCGCGAGATGCAAAACGTCGGCAAGGCCGAATTGGGCGATAAGACGCTGCTCGATGCTTGGCTGCCGGCAGCGAACGCGCTGCGCGAGGCTGCCGAAGCCGGGGCTTCGTTGAGCGAAGGTCTGAGCCGGGCGACGGCGGCAGCGCTTGCCGGCGTGGAAAGCACGAAGCACCTCATCCCGAAGCGCGGGCGCGCCAGCCGGCTGGGCGAACGCGCGCGCGGCTATCAAGACGCCGGTGCGACGAGCGCGTGGCTGATCATCAAAACGATCGAAGAATCACTGAACTCTTGA
- a CDS encoding dihydroxyacetone kinase subunit DhaK produces the protein MFFAPACPYGGSWLKMKKLINDPFDFVEEMLEGFCAAHDDLIKRVGRRAIARIDAPIKGKVGVVVGGGSGHLPLYTAFVGKGGADAAPAGNIFASPPAKPILEATRAANGGAGVVYFYGNYAGDVLNFDRAAAMAEAEGIRVATVLGTDDVASAPPSEVHHRRGIAGAFLVVKALCAKAETMADFDAVVATARKANANTRTMGVALTACTVPANGKPTFTIGDDEMEVGLGVHGEPGVRRAKLAPVDAIVDELVETILADLDFTGSDVAVLVNGLGATPYEELYVMYRRVKQILDARRITIRRKYVGEYATSLEMAGASVSLMRLDAELHDLLAMPMHTPMIKQF, from the coding sequence GTGTTCTTCGCGCCCGCTTGTCCGTATGGAGGATCGTGGTTGAAAATGAAAAAGCTGATCAATGACCCCTTCGACTTCGTCGAGGAGATGCTGGAAGGTTTCTGTGCCGCGCACGATGACCTGATCAAGCGCGTGGGCCGGCGCGCCATTGCCCGCATTGATGCGCCGATCAAAGGTAAGGTTGGCGTGGTGGTTGGCGGCGGCTCCGGCCATCTCCCGCTCTACACTGCCTTCGTCGGCAAGGGCGGTGCGGATGCCGCGCCCGCCGGCAACATCTTCGCCTCGCCGCCGGCCAAGCCCATCTTAGAAGCCACGCGCGCGGCGAACGGCGGCGCCGGCGTGGTGTATTTCTACGGCAACTACGCCGGCGATGTGCTGAATTTCGACCGCGCGGCAGCGATGGCCGAAGCCGAGGGCATCCGCGTCGCCACCGTGCTCGGCACGGACGACGTAGCCTCCGCGCCGCCGAGCGAAGTGCATCACCGACGCGGCATCGCCGGCGCATTTCTCGTCGTTAAGGCCCTGTGCGCGAAGGCCGAGACGATGGCCGATTTCGATGCCGTCGTTGCCACAGCCCGCAAGGCCAATGCCAATACGCGCACGATGGGCGTGGCGCTGACCGCTTGCACCGTGCCGGCCAACGGCAAGCCTACGTTTACCATCGGCGACGATGAGATGGAGGTGGGGCTCGGCGTCCATGGCGAGCCGGGTGTGCGCCGCGCCAAACTTGCGCCCGTAGATGCCATTGTGGATGAGCTGGTCGAGACCATCCTGGCTGACCTGGACTTCACCGGTAGCGACGTGGCCGTGCTGGTCAACGGGCTGGGCGCGACACCATACGAGGAGCTCTACGTGATGTACCGGCGGGTGAAGCAGATCCTCGACGCACGGCGCATCACCATCCGTCGCAAGTATGTCGGTGAATATGCGACGTCGCTGGAGATGGCCGGCGCTTCGGTCTCGCTGATGCGGCTGGATGCCGAGCTACACGACCTGCTGGCCATGCCGATGCACACGCCGATGATCAAGCAGTTTTGA
- a CDS encoding ribose 5-phosphate isomerase B translates to MSDKRQVAIGADDAGYVLKEIIKKHLESQGVEVTDYGPSTPDPVDYPDIAVVLARDIAAHKFERGILICGTGIGMAITANKVPGVYAAQAHDTYSAERARKSNNAQIITMGARVIGPELAKQIVDVWMASEFQGGASTRKVSKIAQIESEQQR, encoded by the coding sequence ATGAGTGATAAAAGACAAGTGGCCATCGGCGCAGACGACGCCGGCTATGTGTTGAAGGAGATCATCAAGAAGCACCTCGAATCGCAGGGCGTTGAGGTCACGGATTACGGCCCGAGCACGCCCGATCCGGTGGACTACCCGGACATCGCCGTTGTGCTGGCCCGGGACATCGCGGCGCACAAGTTCGAGCGCGGCATCCTGATCTGCGGCACGGGCATCGGCATGGCGATTACGGCGAATAAGGTGCCGGGCGTGTATGCCGCGCAGGCGCACGATACCTATTCTGCTGAGCGCGCGCGCAAGAGCAACAACGCGCAGATCATCACGATGGGCGCGCGTGTGATCGGCCCTGAGCTTGCCAAACAGATCGTGGACGTGTGGATGGCCAGCGAATTCCAGGGCGGCGCTAGCACGCGCAAAGTGTCCAAGATCGCGCAAATCGAGTCGGAACAACAGCGATAA
- a CDS encoding PfkB family kinase, with translation MARVVSLGVHILDVLGRPVTRIPDGQNIDLLEEIRFTVAGTAAGTAIDLSKLGADVIAMGALGSDHIGDTVITIMQSYGVDTRYLVRKKDVQTSATMLPIRPNGERPALHVIGANGAFGLDDVNWEAIKSAQYAHLGGFYLLPRLDGEPAGVIAKFCRDNGVVSTMDILGIPRDDMLSVVAPSLPYLDYFMPSIDEARMICGLSDWRDVCKFFLDHGVRACVFKMGASGSVYADADGIVLRMPAFRVKVVDTTGCGDAYCAGFIVGLSRGWDIEDSMRLATAASALVATGLGSDAGIRDFEKTVEFMNAAETLPMTE, from the coding sequence ATGGCAAGAGTTGTCAGTCTCGGCGTTCATATCCTCGACGTGCTTGGTCGGCCCGTTACGCGCATCCCTGACGGGCAAAACATCGACTTGCTCGAAGAGATTCGCTTTACCGTCGCAGGCACGGCGGCGGGCACAGCGATTGACCTGTCCAAGCTCGGTGCAGACGTGATTGCAATGGGCGCGCTGGGTAGCGATCATATCGGCGACACCGTGATCACGATCATGCAGAGCTACGGCGTGGACACGCGCTATCTCGTACGCAAAAAGGATGTGCAGACTTCGGCGACCATGCTGCCTATCCGACCCAATGGCGAACGTCCTGCCTTGCACGTGATTGGCGCGAATGGCGCGTTCGGCCTTGACGACGTAAATTGGGAAGCCATTAAGTCTGCGCAATACGCGCACCTCGGCGGGTTCTACCTCTTGCCCAGGCTCGACGGTGAACCGGCGGGGGTAATCGCCAAGTTCTGCCGAGACAACGGCGTGGTCAGCACGATGGACATCCTGGGCATCCCACGCGACGACATGCTTAGCGTGGTCGCGCCCAGCTTACCCTACCTCGATTACTTTATGCCGAGCATTGACGAGGCGCGCATGATCTGCGGCCTGAGCGACTGGCGCGACGTGTGCAAGTTCTTCCTTGATCACGGCGTGCGAGCGTGCGTGTTCAAGATGGGCGCGAGTGGCAGCGTCTACGCCGATGCTGACGGCATTGTCTTGCGCATGCCGGCGTTTCGGGTAAAAGTGGTGGACACGACCGGATGCGGCGACGCCTACTGCGCCGGCTTCATTGTCGGTTTGTCGCGCGGCTGGGATATCGAGGACAGCATGCGGCTGGCGACTGCCGCGTCGGCGCTGGTGGCTACCGGCCTCGGCTCTGATGCGGGCATTCGTGACTTCGAGAAGACGGTTGAATTCATGAACGCGGCAGAGACGTTGCCGATGACAGAGTGA